Proteins encoded within one genomic window of Nordella sp. HKS 07:
- a CDS encoding GFA family protein, protein MTTSREASCVCGQLRLTCQSEPIRISICHCLDCQKRTGSVFGTQARFRRSDVTRIEGESTRFTRPGDSGGTVTFHFCPQCGSTVYWELSSVPEAYAVAVGAFADPGFPAPRVSVYEARRHDWVDLDDLKDLERPG, encoded by the coding sequence GTGACGACGTCACGTGAGGCCAGTTGCGTCTGCGGCCAGTTGCGGCTCACCTGCCAAAGCGAACCGATCCGCATCTCCATCTGCCACTGCCTCGACTGCCAGAAGCGCACCGGCAGCGTATTTGGCACGCAGGCGCGTTTCCGCCGCAGCGATGTGACCCGCATCGAAGGCGAGAGTACGCGCTTCACGCGGCCTGGCGACAGCGGCGGCACGGTGACTTTTCATTTCTGTCCGCAATGCGGCTCGACCGTTTATTGGGAATTGAGCAGCGTGCCCGAAGCCTATGCCGTCGCGGTCGGCGCCTTCGCGGATCCCGGTTTTCCGGCGCCGCGCGTTTCCGTCTATGAGGCGCGGCGGCATGACTGGGTCGATCTCGACGATCTCAAGGACCTCGAGCGCCCGGGTTAG
- the hrcA gene encoding heat-inducible transcriptional repressor HrcA produces the protein MSIHPQRPLVDERLQGLAQLDQRSRDIFRRLVETYLDTGEPVGSRTISRILPSSLSPASVRNVMMDLEETGLIYSPHTSAGRMPTNAGLRFFVDALLEVGSISPEERARIDAQMTGTNRSRRVEDVLGEATTLLSGLSHCAGLVVAPKLNARLKHIEFVSLAPGRGLVILVAEDGTVENRTIDLPPGLPPSSLIKASNYLSARMQGKTIAEAQRLMQEEITTLKTELDELTAKVVADGVATWSGNVEEDDRTLIVKGQGNLIENLTAFDDLERIRRLFDDLENKRELIQLLGSADIGEGVRIFIGAENKLFSMSGSSLIVAPYRNSEEKIVGALGIIGPTRMNYARIIPMVDYTARIIGRLIT, from the coding sequence ATGAGCATCCATCCCCAGAGACCCCTTGTCGATGAGCGCCTGCAGGGCCTGGCCCAGCTCGATCAGCGCTCGCGCGACATCTTCCGGCGCCTGGTCGAGACCTATCTCGACACCGGCGAGCCGGTCGGCTCGCGCACCATCTCGCGCATCCTGCCGTCCAGCCTGTCGCCGGCCTCGGTGCGCAATGTGATGATGGATCTCGAGGAAACCGGCCTCATCTATTCGCCCCATACCAGCGCCGGCCGCATGCCGACCAATGCGGGCCTGCGTTTCTTCGTCGATGCGCTGCTCGAAGTGGGCTCGATCTCGCCCGAGGAGCGCGCCCGCATCGATGCGCAGATGACCGGCACCAACCGCTCGCGCCGGGTGGAAGACGTGCTGGGCGAGGCGACGACATTGCTCTCCGGCCTGTCGCATTGCGCCGGCCTCGTGGTGGCGCCGAAGCTCAATGCCAGGCTGAAACATATCGAATTCGTGAGCCTGGCGCCCGGCCGCGGCCTCGTCATCCTCGTCGCCGAGGACGGCACGGTCGAGAACCGCACTATCGATCTGCCGCCCGGCCTGCCGCCATCCTCGCTCATCAAGGCGTCCAACTATCTCTCCGCCCGCATGCAGGGCAAGACGATCGCCGAAGCGCAGCGCCTGATGCAGGAGGAGATCACCACGCTCAAGACCGAGCTCGACGAGCTCACCGCCAAGGTCGTCGCCGACGGCGTCGCCACCTGGTCCGGCAATGTCGAAGAGGATGACCGCACGCTCATTGTCAAAGGCCAGGGCAACCTGATCGAGAATCTCACCGCCTTCGACGATCTCGAGCGCATCCGCCGGCTCTTCGACGATCTCGAGAACAAGCGCGAGCTCATTCAGCTCCTGGGGTCGGCCGATATCGGCGAGGGTGTGCGGATCTTCATCGGCGCGGAGAACAAGCTGTTCTCGATGTCGGGCTCCTCGCTGATCGTCGCGCCCTATCGCAACAGCGAGGAGAAGATCGTCGGCGCGCTCGGCATCATCGGCCCGACGCGGATGAACTATGCCCGTATCATCCCGATGGTCGACTATACCGCGCGCATCATCGGGCGGCTGATCACGTGA
- the rph gene encoding ribonuclease PH, producing the protein MRPSGRKPHELRKVSFERGFSKHAEGSCLVRFGDTHVMCLATVEEKVPPWLKGAGKGWVTAEYGMLPRATGDRMRREAAQGKQSGRTQEIQRLIGRSLRAVVDLVGLGEKQITLDCDVIQADGGTRTAAITGSWIALHDALKWMEAREMFARNPLRDHVAAISCGIHNGEVVLDLDYDEDSNAETDANFVMTGQGGIVEIQGTAEAEPFSKERFLDLLNLAQNGIGELVELQKKAVA; encoded by the coding sequence ATGCGGCCGTCCGGGCGAAAGCCCCATGAATTGCGCAAGGTGAGTTTCGAGCGCGGCTTCTCAAAACATGCGGAAGGCTCCTGCCTCGTCCGCTTCGGCGACACCCATGTGATGTGCCTCGCCACTGTCGAGGAAAAGGTTCCGCCCTGGCTCAAGGGCGCCGGCAAGGGCTGGGTCACGGCTGAGTACGGCATGTTGCCGCGTGCCACCGGCGATCGCATGCGGCGCGAGGCGGCGCAGGGCAAGCAGTCGGGCCGCACCCAGGAGATCCAGCGCCTGATCGGGCGGTCGCTCAGGGCCGTGGTCGATCTCGTGGGGCTCGGCGAGAAGCAGATCACCCTCGACTGCGATGTCATCCAGGCCGATGGCGGCACCCGCACCGCCGCCATCACCGGCAGCTGGATCGCGCTCCATGATGCGCTCAAATGGATGGAAGCGCGCGAGATGTTCGCCAGAAATCCGCTGCGCGATCATGTCGCCGCGATCTCCTGCGGCATCCATAATGGCGAGGTCGTGCTCGATCTCGACTATGACGAGGATTCGAACGCCGAGACGGATGCGAATTTCGTGATGACCGGCCAGGGCGGCATTGTCGAGATCCAGGGCACGGCCGAGGCTGAGCCTTTCTCGAAGGAGCGCTTCCTCGACCTGCTGAATCTCGCGCAGAATGGCATCGGCGAACTGGTGGAGCTTCAGAAGAAGGCCGTCGCATGA
- the rdgB gene encoding RdgB/HAM1 family non-canonical purine NTP pyrophosphatase — translation MRSLRDQKLVVASHNPGKVKEINELLGPYGVEAISAASLGLPEPEETGETFEANAELKSRAAADGAKLVSLADDSGLCVEALGGDPGIYSARWAGPSKDFVLAMRNVEEKLQAIGATTPEQRRAYFVSVLSVAWPDGQVENFEGRVWGTLVWPPRGKRGFGYDPMFLPDGRQETFGEMDPDAKHEISHRAVAFRKLVDALF, via the coding sequence ATAAGATCACTGCGCGATCAGAAACTCGTCGTCGCGTCGCACAATCCGGGCAAGGTCAAGGAGATCAACGAGCTTCTCGGGCCTTATGGCGTCGAGGCGATCTCGGCCGCAAGCCTGGGGCTGCCTGAGCCAGAGGAAACCGGCGAGACCTTCGAGGCCAATGCCGAGCTCAAATCGCGCGCCGCTGCTGATGGCGCCAAGCTCGTGTCGCTCGCCGACGATTCGGGCCTGTGCGTCGAGGCGCTCGGTGGCGATCCCGGCATCTATTCGGCGCGCTGGGCCGGCCCCTCCAAGGATTTCGTGCTCGCCATGCGCAATGTCGAAGAGAAACTGCAGGCGATAGGGGCGACGACACCAGAACAGCGGCGCGCTTATTTTGTGAGCGTGCTGTCGGTCGCCTGGCCCGACGGCCAGGTCGAGAATTTCGAAGGCCGCGTGTGGGGCACGCTGGTCTGGCCGCCGCGCGGCAAGCGCGGTTTCGGCTATGATCCGATGTTCCTGCCCGACGGCCGGCAGGAAACCTTTGGTGAAATGGATCCCGACGCCAAGCACGAGATCTCGCATCGTGCCGTGGCCTTCCGGAAGCTCGTCGATGCGCTCTTCTGA
- the hemW gene encoding radical SAM family heme chaperone HemW, with amino-acid sequence MRSSEPGFGIYVHWPFCKAKCPYCDFNSHVRHQPVDALSFAHALARELAWFADRTGKRAVESIFFGGGTPSLMPPEAVGHVLDAIARLWPVSPDAEITLEANPTSVEAENFVGYRSAGVNRVSVGVQALDERDLKALGRQHSVAEALQAFRLAARTFPRVSFDLIYARPGQTLAAWRAELTRALSEQQGHMSLYQLTIEEGTRYADLHRAGQLIVPDEELAADLYDLTQELTAAAGLAAYEVSNHARPGHESRHNLIYWRYGDYAGAGPGAHSRITEAGRRLALATERHPETWRGLVEARDNGVIEETVVATQDQAAEYLLMGLRIADGIDLARYRRLSGREPSHLSELTEMGLVSLRGDRLIATQAGRRVLNAVISQLAA; translated from the coding sequence ATGCGCTCTTCTGAACCAGGCTTCGGCATCTATGTGCATTGGCCTTTCTGCAAGGCCAAATGTCCTTATTGCGATTTCAACTCGCATGTGCGCCATCAGCCGGTCGATGCGCTGTCATTCGCGCACGCTTTGGCGCGCGAGCTTGCCTGGTTCGCGGACCGCACCGGCAAGCGCGCGGTCGAGAGCATCTTCTTCGGCGGCGGCACGCCGTCCTTGATGCCGCCTGAAGCGGTGGGCCATGTGCTCGACGCCATCGCCCGCCTGTGGCCGGTATCACCCGACGCCGAGATCACGCTCGAGGCCAATCCGACGAGCGTGGAGGCGGAGAACTTCGTAGGCTACCGCTCAGCCGGCGTGAATCGCGTCTCGGTCGGCGTGCAGGCGCTCGACGAGCGCGATCTGAAGGCGCTGGGCCGCCAGCATTCGGTCGCGGAAGCGCTGCAGGCTTTCCGTCTCGCCGCCAGAACATTTCCGCGCGTGTCCTTCGATCTCATCTACGCAAGGCCCGGCCAGACACTGGCCGCCTGGCGCGCCGAGCTCACCCGCGCGCTGTCCGAGCAGCAGGGCCATATGTCGCTCTATCAGCTCACCATCGAGGAAGGCACGCGCTACGCCGATCTCCATCGCGCCGGCCAGCTCATCGTGCCCGATGAGGAACTCGCCGCCGATCTCTATGACCTGACGCAGGAGCTGACCGCTGCGGCCGGACTCGCCGCCTATGAGGTGTCGAACCATGCGCGTCCGGGGCATGAATCGCGCCACAACCTCATTTATTGGCGCTATGGCGATTATGCCGGCGCCGGGCCTGGCGCCCACAGCCGTATCACCGAAGCCGGCCGGCGCCTGGCGCTCGCGACGGAGCGGCATCCCGAGACCTGGCGCGGCCTCGTTGAGGCGCGGGACAATGGTGTCATCGAGGAGACGGTGGTCGCCACACAAGATCAGGCGGCCGAATATCTGCTGATGGGACTGCGCATCGCCGACGGCATCGACCTCGCCCGCTACCGCCGCTTGAGCGGGCGCGAGCCGTCGCATCTTTCCGAACTCACCGAAATGGGGTTGGTGAGCTTGCGCGGCGACCGGTTGATCGCCACCCAGGCCGGACGCCGTGTCCTCAATGCGGTGATTTCGCAGCTCGCGGCTTGA
- a CDS encoding outer membrane protein — translation MRRLLLVAGLIVGLSGVSLAADVVEPMPAAYDWTGVYVGGQVGWQWFEGDISDPATNRFGSVDDDDFVYGGHIGANYQIDSIVLGIEGDIEGTNISASSSEPDLIDVAAEADIDLQGSIRARLGWAIDNILIYATGGYAWADADFDYKFPSIGGVTSSFSETLDGWTVGGGLEWGWDQWSTRIEYRYTEYDDESGDITECCAPPPSEQLWDDMSTQSLRLGITYRFFAH, via the coding sequence ATGAGAAGATTGTTGCTTGTTGCCGGCCTAATTGTGGGGCTGAGCGGGGTTTCGTTGGCTGCGGATGTCGTTGAGCCGATGCCGGCCGCCTATGATTGGACGGGTGTGTATGTTGGTGGCCAGGTTGGATGGCAATGGTTCGAGGGGGACATTTCGGATCCGGCAACCAATCGTTTTGGCAGCGTTGATGACGATGATTTCGTCTATGGCGGTCACATTGGCGCGAACTATCAAATTGATTCGATCGTTCTTGGTATTGAGGGGGATATTGAAGGGACAAATATCAGCGCGAGTTCATCTGAGCCCGACCTCATCGATGTTGCAGCGGAGGCTGACATAGACCTGCAGGGTTCGATACGTGCGCGCCTTGGTTGGGCAATCGATAACATCTTGATCTATGCGACCGGCGGTTATGCTTGGGCAGACGCAGACTTCGACTATAAATTCCCTTCGATCGGCGGCGTCACCAGTTCGTTCTCTGAGACTTTGGATGGCTGGACGGTGGGCGGTGGCCTGGAATGGGGCTGGGACCAATGGTCCACTCGCATTGAGTACCGTTACACTGAATACGACGACGAGTCCGGGGATATCACGGAATGCTGCGCGCCTCCTCCGAGCGAGCAGCTGTGGGATGACATGAGCACCCAATCGCTACGTCTCGGCATAACATATCGGTTCTTCGCCCACTAA
- a CDS encoding penicillin-binding protein activator gives MFSDAGVKGQQLTKQAASGRKVALLLPLSGPGETKRIAQAMKQAAELALTDTGGSGVTLITKDSGGNAGTAQAAAQAALNEGAELILGPLLAPEVQAVKTVAQGRANVIAFSSQIGVAGEGTYLMSFLPEEEVANVVRYAASQGKRNVALLYPQTQYGANVQTALNRAAGSSGVQVVASQPFARGQSSAAAAQRIAQDLNDPSRGINALLIPEGGEALRSLSGALEQNGITPEKVKVLGTGLWDDNVTRTTPIAQGGWYAGVAPDMVQRFDSKYSSVYGANPPRIASLAYDAVSLAAGLARKGDFSSTAITDAGGFQGQNGLFRFRSNGVIERSLSILEMTPNGPQVVAQSPSRFGAGF, from the coding sequence ATGTTCAGTGACGCTGGCGTCAAGGGCCAGCAATTGACCAAGCAGGCGGCAAGCGGGCGCAAGGTGGCGCTGCTTCTGCCGCTGTCCGGCCCCGGCGAGACGAAGCGCATCGCCCAGGCCATGAAACAGGCGGCCGAGCTCGCCTTGACCGATACCGGCGGCTCCGGCGTCACCCTCATCACCAAGGATTCGGGCGGCAATGCCGGCACCGCCCAGGCCGCCGCCCAGGCCGCCCTCAATGAAGGCGCCGAGCTCATTCTGGGCCCGCTCCTCGCCCCCGAAGTGCAGGCGGTCAAGACCGTGGCTCAGGGCCGCGCCAATGTCATCGCCTTCTCGTCGCAGATCGGCGTCGCCGGCGAGGGCACCTATCTCATGAGCTTCCTGCCCGAGGAGGAAGTGGCGAATGTGGTGCGCTATGCCGCTTCCCAGGGCAAGCGCAATGTGGCCCTGCTCTACCCGCAGACCCAGTATGGCGCCAATGTTCAGACTGCCCTCAACCGCGCGGCCGGGTCGAGCGGCGTTCAGGTCGTGGCCTCGCAGCCCTTCGCCCGCGGCCAGTCGAGCGCGGCGGCGGCCCAGCGCATCGCCCAGGATCTGAACGATCCGAGCCGCGGCATCAACGCGCTCCTTATTCCAGAAGGCGGCGAGGCTCTGCGCTCCTTGAGCGGCGCGCTCGAGCAGAACGGCATTACGCCGGAAAAGGTGAAGGTTCTCGGCACCGGCCTGTGGGACGACAACGTCACGCGCACGACGCCGATAGCGCAAGGCGGCTGGTATGCCGGTGTGGCGCCCGACATGGTGCAGCGCTTCGACAGCAAATATTCGAGCGTCTATGGCGCGAATCCGCCGCGCATCGCGAGTCTCGCTTATGACGCGGTGAGCCTCGCCGCGGGACTTGCCCGCAAGGGCGACTTCTCGTCCACGGCGATCACCGATGCGGGCGGCTTCCAGGGCCAGAACGGCCTGTTCCGCTTCCGTTCCAACGGCGTCATCGAGCGCAGCCTGTCGATCCTCGAAATGACGCCCAACGGGCCGCAGGTGGTAGCGCAGTCGCCGAGCCGATTCGGCGCGGGATTCTAA
- the rsmI gene encoding 16S rRNA (cytidine(1402)-2'-O)-methyltransferase: MPGLHVTATPIGHLADISLRAVNALAAADEVLCEDTRVTGKLLHRYGITAKLLPYHDHNAAKLRPRILEDLKAGKSLVLVSDAGTPLVSDPGYKLARAVIAEGLPLHVIPGASAPLAALTLSGLPSDRFMFAGFLPEKQGERRRLLENLRKVPATLIFFESPRRITAALADIAEVLGNRDVAVTRELTKLYEEAVRGQAGAVGALLAERETIKGEITLVVSPPGDENPPAAEDVDRALIEASATMPAGKAAAEIAHRFGLARKELYARLIALKDKTAE, from the coding sequence ATGCCCGGCCTTCACGTCACCGCCACGCCGATAGGTCATCTTGCCGATATATCGTTAAGGGCGGTTAACGCTCTGGCGGCGGCGGACGAGGTTCTATGCGAGGACACGCGGGTTACCGGAAAGTTGCTCCATCGCTACGGCATTACAGCCAAGCTTCTCCCCTATCATGATCACAATGCGGCGAAACTGCGGCCCCGCATCCTGGAGGACCTGAAGGCCGGGAAAAGCCTGGTTCTGGTCAGCGATGCGGGGACCCCGCTGGTGTCCGATCCGGGCTACAAGCTGGCGCGCGCGGTGATCGCGGAGGGCCTGCCGCTGCATGTGATTCCGGGGGCTTCCGCGCCCTTGGCGGCGCTCACTCTGTCGGGCCTGCCTTCCGACCGTTTCATGTTCGCGGGCTTCCTGCCGGAAAAGCAGGGCGAACGCCGCCGCCTCTTGGAAAACCTCAGGAAAGTGCCGGCCACGCTCATTTTCTTCGAAAGTCCGCGCCGTATCACCGCCGCTTTGGCCGATATCGCCGAGGTCCTGGGAAATCGTGACGTGGCGGTCACGCGGGAGCTGACCAAGCTCTATGAAGAGGCGGTCCGGGGCCAGGCGGGGGCCGTCGGGGCACTTCTCGCCGAACGCGAGACGATCAAGGGCGAGATCACCCTGGTGGTGTCGCCGCCCGGCGACGAGAATCCGCCCGCCGCGGAGGATGTCGACCGGGCCCTGATCGAGGCCTCGGCCACCATGCCGGCCGGCAAGGCCGCCGCCGAGATCGCCCACCGTTTCGGCCTCGCCCGGAAGGAGCTTTATGCCCGCCTCATCGCCCTCAAAGACAAGACGGCGGAATGA
- a CDS encoding YraN family protein gives MPASSPSKTRRRNERRGRWAEAVAEASLRLKGYRLLARRFKSGPGEIDLIMRRGEVTAFIEVKIRADADRAVEAVTNYQSRRMAAAARIWMARDPRAALGICRFDIVAVSPYQWPRHIPNAIIVED, from the coding sequence ATGCCCGCCTCATCGCCCTCAAAGACAAGACGGCGGAATGAGCGCCGCGGCCGCTGGGCCGAGGCGGTCGCCGAAGCGAGCCTGCGCCTCAAGGGCTACCGGCTCCTGGCGCGCCGCTTTAAATCGGGGCCGGGTGAAATCGATCTCATCATGCGCAGAGGCGAGGTGACCGCCTTCATCGAGGTGAAGATCAGGGCGGATGCCGACCGCGCCGTCGAGGCGGTGACGAACTATCAGTCGCGCCGCATGGCCGCCGCGGCCCGCATCTGGATGGCGCGCGATCCCAGGGCGGCGCTTGGAATCTGCCGCTTTGACATCGTTGCGGTCTCCCCCTACCAGTGGCCGCGACACATCCCCAACGCCATCATCGTGGAAGACTGA
- the gshB gene encoding glutathione synthase translates to MTLRVAVQMDPIESINIAGDSTFAIMLEAQARGHTLFYYQPKALALKGDRLHATGHWVTVRDEKGNHFALGKEERVDLGAFDVVHMRQDPPFDMNYITITHMLEQIHPRTLVVNDPREVRNAPEKLYVMQYRDLMPPTLITRDPRELQAFREEHGEIILKPLYGNGGAGIFRLGGEDQNFGALVELFTQSFREPFIAQRYLPEVRKGDKRIILVDGEFAGAINRVPAANENRSNMHVGGRPEPTELTKREREICERLGPDLKAKGLIFVGIDVIGDWLTEINVTSPTGIREVKRFGGADIAALIWDAIERKRKR, encoded by the coding sequence ATGACGCTTCGTGTTGCCGTGCAGATGGATCCGATCGAGAGCATAAATATCGCGGGCGACTCGACCTTCGCCATCATGCTCGAGGCGCAGGCACGCGGCCACACGCTCTTCTATTATCAGCCCAAGGCGCTGGCCTTGAAGGGCGACAGGCTCCATGCCACCGGCCATTGGGTCACGGTGCGCGACGAGAAGGGCAATCATTTCGCGCTGGGCAAGGAAGAGCGGGTCGATCTCGGTGCGTTCGACGTTGTGCATATGCGCCAGGACCCGCCCTTCGACATGAACTACATCACCATCACCCATATGCTGGAGCAGATTCATCCCAGGACGCTGGTGGTGAACGATCCACGCGAGGTGCGCAATGCGCCGGAAAAGCTCTATGTGATGCAGTATCGCGACCTGATGCCGCCGACCCTCATCACCCGCGATCCGAGAGAATTGCAGGCCTTCCGCGAGGAGCATGGCGAGATCATCCTGAAGCCGCTGTATGGCAATGGCGGCGCCGGCATCTTCCGGCTTGGTGGCGAGGACCAGAATTTCGGCGCGCTGGTCGAGCTCTTCACGCAGAGCTTCCGCGAGCCCTTCATCGCCCAGCGTTATCTCCCGGAAGTTCGCAAGGGCGACAAGCGCATCATCCTGGTCGACGGCGAATTCGCTGGCGCCATCAACCGCGTGCCGGCGGCGAACGAGAACCGCTCCAACATGCATGTGGGCGGCAGGCCTGAGCCGACCGAACTCACCAAGCGCGAGCGCGAGATCTGCGAAAGGCTGGGGCCGGATCTCAAGGCCAAGGGACTTATCTTTGTCGGCATCGACGTGATCGGCGACTGGCTGACCGAGATCAATGTCACCTCGCCGACCGGCATCCGCGAGGTGAAACGTTTCGGCGGCGCCGATATCGCCGCGCTGATCTGGGATGCGATCGAGAGGAAGCGAAAGCGCTGA